The Epinephelus lanceolatus isolate andai-2023 chromosome 11, ASM4190304v1, whole genome shotgun sequence genome window below encodes:
- the LOC117250509 gene encoding E3 ubiquitin-protein ligase RNF26-like produces MEEVNFVSLAAGRCVDACCLLLDLLVRTYSWLLRFLSGVGTSLHGTLNGSSLVEYWNFAVFSFLAATEAVSRTACGALHAVEGWLQTLGGVFESFKMVGHLSCHVALRTKEALHCWLLSGSCILRQTCEGVCIALSLALYFVNTMVNIVLISMQNCLCVLAGVWEVVAEPVHRVVELALTVLTFLYSCLVGTSVLLWAPCQLLLDFLGALGRVFFTVFMVDSHGLLITAAVVSLALLLLNPRLPVLAAQLSLRLFNALPGARGVQTNIRRLYAVIVEQALANQEVHRRTVQEVSRMGLPQPHTDTGALIAEADLLPASEPSQPDSPQLPAQQDGEAGRTSASVPEGGGSPPTDGELLSLLKEQEERKKCVICQDLSKTVLLLPCRHLCLCRPCADILTQRRPVQQRCCPLCRRPITQTMDVFL; encoded by the coding sequence ATGGAGGAAGTGAACTTTGTGTCTCTTGCCGCTGGGAGATGTGTGGACgcctgctgcctgctgctcgACCTGCTCGTCAGGACGTACAGCTGGCTGCTTCGCTTCCTGTCCGGCGTGGGCACTTCCCTCCACGGCACGCTGAACGGCTCCAGTTTGGTTGAATACTGGAACTTTGCTGTTTTCTCCTTCCTCGCCGCCACCGAGGCCGTCTCCAGGACCGCCTGCGGAGCCCTGCACGCCGTGGAGGGCTGGCTGCAGACGCTGGGAGGCGTGTTTGAGAGCTTCAAGATGGTGGGACACCTCTCCTGTCACGTGGCGTTGCGCACCAAGGAGGCGCTGCACTGCTGGCTCCTCTCAGGGAGCTGCATCCTGCGACAGACATGCGAGGGCGTTTGCATCGCGCTCAGCCTCGCGCTCTACTTCGTCAACACGATGGTCAACATCGTCCTCATCAGCATGCagaactgtctgtgtgtgttggcggGCGTCTGGGAGGTGGTGGCGGAGCCCGTGCACAGAGTGGTGGAGCTGGCTCTGACTGTGCTGACCTTCCTGTACAGCTGTCTGGTCGGCACCTCCGTGCTGCTGTGGGCGCCCTGCCAGCTGCTGCTGGACTTCCTGGGCGCACTGGGCCGTGTCTTCTTCACTGTTTTCATGGTGGACTCACACGGCCTGCTCATCACAGCGGCCGTCGTCTCGCTGGCTCTGCTGTTACTGAACCCCAGGCTGCCTGTCCTCGCCGCACAGCTGAGCCTCCGCTTGTTCAACGCTCTGCCGGGAGCTCGTGGCGTCCAGACAAACATTCGCAGGCTGTACGCAGTCATAGTGGAACAAGCTCTGGCCAATCAGGAGGTCCACAGGAGGACTGTACAGGAAGTGAGTAGGATGGGGCTCCCTCAGCCTCACACAGACACTGGTGCTTTAATCGCTGAGGCCGACTTGCTGCCAGCGAGTGAGCCGAGCCAGCCGGACTCCCCGCAGCTCCCCGCTCAGCAGGACGGCGAGGCGGGGAGGACGAGCGCATCCGTTCCAGAGGGCGGCGGCAGCCCTCCGACTGATGGCGAGCTGCTCAGCCTGCtgaaggagcaggaggagaggaagaagtgCGTCATCTGTCAGGATTTGAGCAagacagtgctgctgctgccgtgcCGACACCTCTGCCTCTGCCGACCCTGCGCCGACATCCTGACCCAACGCCGACCCGTCCAGCAGCGCTGCTGTCCGCTCTGCCGGCGACCCATCACACAGACCATGGACGTCTTCCTCTGA
- the LOC117270469 gene encoding histone H4, whose translation MSGRGKGGKGLGKGGAKRHRKVLRDNIQGITKPAIRRLARRGGVKRISGLIYEETRGVLKVFLENVIRDAVTYTEHAKRKTVTAMDVVYALKRQGRTLYGFGG comes from the coding sequence ATGAGCGGCAGAGGCAAAGGAGGCAAAGGACTCGGTAAAGGAGGCGCCAAGCGTCACCGTAAAGTTCTCCGTGATAACATCCAGGGAATCACCAAACCCGCCATCCGCCGTCTGGCTCGCCGCGGCGGAGTGAAGCGTATCTCCGGTCTCATCTACGAGGAGACCCGCGGGGTGCTCAAGGTCTTCCTGGAGAACGTCATCCGTGACGCCGTCACCTACACCGAGCACGCCAAGCGGAAGACGGTGACCGCCATGGATGTGGTGTACGCTCTCAAGAGGCAGGGCCGCACCCTGTACGGCTTCGGAGGTTAA
- the LOC144464771 gene encoding histone H2B 7-like, with translation MPDATTKTPAGRKGSKKAAAKTTKTGNKKRKSKKRRESYAIYVYKVLKQVHPDTGISSKAMTIMNSFVSDIFERIAGEASRLAHYNKRSTITSREIQTAVRLLLPGELAKHAVSEGTKAVTKYTSSK, from the coding sequence ATGCCTGACGCAACAACCAAAACTCCAGCGGGCCGGAAGGGCTCAAAGAAAGCCGCGGCTAAAACCACCAAGACCGGCAACAAGAAGAGGAAGTccaagaagaggagggagagctACGCTATCTACGTGTACAAGGTGCTGAAGCAGGTCCACCCCGACACCGGCATCTCCTCCAAGGCCATGACCATCATGAACTCCTTCGTCAGCGACATCTTTGAGCGCATCGCCGGTGAGGCCTCCCGTCTGGCTCACTACAACAAGCGCTCCaccatcacttccagggagATCCAGACCGCCGTCCGCCTGCTGCTGCCCGGGGAGCTGGCCAAGCACGCCGTGTCTGAGGGCACCAAGGCCGTCACCAAGTACACCAGCTCCAAGTAA
- the LOC117250508 gene encoding histone H3-like, whose amino-acid sequence MARTKQTARKSTGGKAPRKQLATKAARKSAPATGGVKKPHRYRPGTVALREIRRYQKSTELLIRKLPFQRLVREIAQDFKTDLRFQSSAVMALQESSEAYLVGLFEDTNLCAIHAKRVTIMPKDIQLARRIRGERA is encoded by the coding sequence atggcaaGAACCAAGCAGACCGCCCGTAAATCCACCGGAGGAAAAGCTCCCAGGAAGCAGCTGGCCACCAAAGCTGCCCGCAAGAGCGCCCCGGCCACCGGCGGAGTCAAGAAGCCTCACCGTTACAGGCCCGGTACCGTGGCCCTCCGAGAGATCCGCCGCTACCAGAagtccacagagctgctgatcCGCAAGCTGCCCTTCCAGCGCCTGGTCAGGGAGATCGCTCAGGACTTCAAGACCGACCTGCGCTTCCAGAGCTCCGCCGTCATGGCTCTGCAGGAGTCCAGCGAGGCTTACCTGGTGGGTCTCTTCGAGGACACTAATCTGTGCGCCATCCACGCCAAGAGGGTCACCATCATGCCCAAAGACATCCAGCTGGCCCGCAGGATCCGCGGAGAGAGGGCTTAG